In Xanthomonas sacchari, a genomic segment contains:
- a CDS encoding FMN-binding negative transcriptional regulator: MHVPPAFAESDLHALDALIADNPFATLVTVADGLPCATPLPVLYRRDGERILVEGHWSRANPQARHAGPALLLVHGPHAYVSPSWYPDKDAMARVPTWNYATAQLHGQLHPSDDEALLADVVARLSEQHERAIGSDWRYEPDNTAHRRQLRGIVGFRFEVERVALKFKLNQNHPPANQAAVREALQAQAAPGAQAVAALMRARRPD, translated from the coding sequence ATGCACGTCCCGCCCGCCTTCGCCGAAAGCGACCTGCACGCGCTCGATGCGCTGATCGCGGACAACCCGTTCGCCACCCTGGTCACCGTCGCCGACGGCCTGCCCTGCGCCACGCCGTTGCCGGTGCTGTACCGGCGCGACGGTGAGCGTATCCTGGTCGAAGGCCATTGGTCGCGGGCCAATCCGCAGGCGCGCCACGCCGGGCCGGCGCTGCTGCTCGTGCATGGCCCGCACGCCTACGTCTCGCCAAGCTGGTACCCGGACAAGGACGCGATGGCGCGGGTGCCGACCTGGAACTACGCCACCGCGCAGTTGCACGGGCAGTTGCATCCCAGCGACGACGAAGCGCTGCTGGCCGACGTGGTGGCGCGGTTGAGCGAACAGCACGAGCGCGCCATCGGCAGCGATTGGCGCTACGAGCCGGACAACACGGCGCACCGGCGCCAGTTGCGCGGCATCGTCGGCTTCCGCTTCGAGGTCGAGCGGGTCGCGCTGAAGTTCAAGCTCAACCAGAACCACCCGCCGGCGAACCAGGCCGCGGTGCGCGAGGCGCTGCAGGCCCAGGCCGCGCCCGGTGCGCAGGCCGTCGCGGCGCTGATGCGCGCGCGACGCCCGGACTGA
- the asnS gene encoding asparagine--tRNA ligase, translating to MTVVSVAHALAGKIPEGGEVTVRGWVRTLRGSAGLAFINVTDGSCFAPIQVVATDALPNFDEVKRLTGSCSLIAKGVLVKSQGKGQSYEIQASAIEVVGWVEDPLTYPIQPKPMSPEFLREVAHLRPRTNLFGAVTRIRNCLAQAVHRYFHQNGYNWISTPIITTSDAEGAGQMFRVSTLDLANLPRDAQGQVDFGRDFFGKETFLTVSGQLNVEAYCLALSKVYTFGPTFRAENSHTTRHLAEFWMIEPEIAFADLAEDARVAEDFLKYLFRAVLDERADDLAFIAERVDKTAISKLETFINSPFERIEYGDAIGLLQKSGQKFEFPVEWGLDLQTEHERWLTEQHVGRPVVVTNYPEHIKAFYMRLNDDGKTVAAMDVLAPGIGEIIGGSQREERLDVLDARMLQFGLDPQHYGWYRDFRRYGTVPHAGFGLGFERLVVYVCGLSNIRDAIPYPRAPGSAEF from the coding sequence ATGACGGTGGTGAGCGTTGCACATGCGCTGGCCGGGAAGATCCCGGAAGGCGGAGAAGTCACGGTACGGGGATGGGTGCGCACGCTGCGCGGATCTGCCGGGCTGGCTTTCATCAACGTGACCGACGGCTCCTGCTTCGCCCCGATCCAGGTGGTGGCGACCGATGCGCTGCCCAACTTCGACGAGGTCAAGCGGCTCACCGGCAGCTGCTCGCTGATCGCCAAGGGCGTGCTGGTGAAGTCGCAGGGCAAGGGCCAGTCGTACGAGATCCAGGCCAGCGCGATCGAGGTGGTCGGCTGGGTCGAGGATCCGCTGACCTACCCGATCCAGCCCAAGCCGATGTCGCCGGAGTTCCTGCGCGAGGTCGCGCACCTGCGCCCGCGCACCAACCTGTTCGGCGCGGTGACGCGCATCCGCAACTGCCTGGCGCAGGCGGTGCACCGCTATTTCCACCAGAACGGCTACAACTGGATCAGCACGCCGATCATCACCACCTCCGACGCCGAAGGCGCCGGGCAGATGTTCCGCGTCTCCACCCTGGACCTGGCCAACCTGCCGCGCGACGCGCAGGGCCAGGTCGACTTCGGCCGCGACTTCTTCGGCAAGGAAACCTTCCTGACCGTGTCCGGCCAGCTCAACGTCGAGGCCTACTGCCTGGCGCTGAGCAAGGTCTACACCTTCGGCCCGACCTTCCGCGCCGAGAACAGCCACACCACTCGCCACCTGGCCGAGTTCTGGATGATCGAGCCGGAGATCGCCTTCGCCGACCTGGCCGAGGACGCGCGGGTGGCCGAGGATTTCCTCAAATACCTGTTCCGCGCCGTGCTGGACGAGCGCGCCGACGACCTGGCGTTCATCGCCGAGCGCGTGGACAAGACTGCGATCAGCAAGCTGGAGACCTTCATCAACTCGCCGTTCGAGCGCATCGAGTACGGCGATGCGATCGGCCTGCTGCAGAAGTCCGGGCAGAAGTTCGAATTCCCGGTGGAATGGGGCCTGGACCTGCAGACCGAGCACGAGCGCTGGCTGACCGAGCAGCACGTCGGCCGCCCGGTGGTGGTGACCAACTACCCCGAGCACATCAAGGCGTTCTACATGCGCCTGAACGACGACGGCAAGACCGTCGCGGCGATGGACGTGCTGGCCCCCGGCATCGGCGAGATCATCGGCGGCAGCCAGCGCGAGGAGCGCCTGGACGTGCTCGACGCGCGCATGCTGCAGTTCGGCCTGGACCCGCAGCACTACGGCTGGTACCGCGATTTCCGCCGCTACGGCACGGTGCCGCACGCCGGCTTCGGCCTGGGCTTCGAGCGCCTGGTGGTCTACGTGTGCGGGCTGAGCAACATCCGCGACGCCATCCCCTACCCGCGCGCGCCGGGCAGCGCCGAGTTCTGA
- a CDS encoding HesB/IscA family protein, producing the protein MAVHLTPVAHARVQRFVAQTPGALGLRFGVERTGCSGWGHVTDLAREARPDDAVFEQDGVRIYVDATSLPLVDGTEIDFAKQGLGETFVFRNPNATAECGCGESFTTDATHATVP; encoded by the coding sequence ATGGCCGTCCATCTCACCCCCGTCGCCCATGCCCGCGTGCAGCGCTTCGTCGCGCAGACGCCGGGTGCGCTGGGACTGCGCTTCGGCGTCGAGCGCACCGGCTGTTCGGGTTGGGGCCACGTCACCGACCTGGCGCGCGAGGCGCGTCCGGACGATGCCGTGTTCGAGCAGGACGGCGTGCGCATCTACGTGGACGCGACCAGCCTGCCGCTGGTGGACGGCACCGAGATCGACTTCGCCAAGCAGGGCCTGGGCGAGACCTTCGTGTTCCGCAATCCCAACGCCACCGCCGAGTGCGGCTGTGGCGAGAGCTTCACCACCGACGCCACGCACGCCACCGTGCCCTGA
- a CDS encoding CbrC family protein — protein MQLPQFLHHPNAYALCFAQEAGVCDCCGDARAWRYQGPFYCAGDGPRYLCPWCIADGRAAARFEGEFNDWAGIEGVSPDPDDPPPAIDAALLREICTRTPGYSAWQQPVWLSHCDRPCAFLGYAGRDDLAPILEEVMPDIVEVTSRDADWLLARISRDGALVGCLFRCLQCGQHRLHVDMG, from the coding sequence ATGCAGCTGCCTCAGTTTCTGCATCACCCCAACGCCTATGCGCTGTGCTTCGCGCAGGAAGCCGGCGTGTGCGACTGTTGTGGCGACGCCCGCGCATGGCGCTACCAGGGGCCGTTCTATTGTGCCGGCGATGGCCCACGGTACCTGTGTCCCTGGTGCATCGCCGACGGCCGCGCCGCGGCGCGCTTCGAGGGCGAGTTCAACGACTGGGCCGGGATCGAGGGCGTCTCGCCCGACCCGGACGACCCGCCGCCGGCCATCGACGCTGCGCTGCTGCGGGAGATCTGCACGCGCACCCCTGGGTATTCGGCGTGGCAGCAGCCGGTGTGGCTGAGCCATTGCGACCGGCCCTGCGCCTTCCTGGGCTACGCCGGCCGCGACGATCTCGCGCCGATCCTGGAGGAGGTCATGCCCGATATCGTCGAGGTCACCTCGCGCGATGCGGACTGGCTGCTGGCCCGCATCTCCCGCGACGGCGCGCTGGTCGGCTGCCTGTTCCGTTGCCTGCAGTGCGGACAGCATCGGCTGCACGTCGATATGGGGTGA
- the rpsF gene encoding 30S ribosomal protein S6, giving the protein MSRHYEIVFLVHPDQSEQVPAMIERYKSLVENGKGTIHRLEDWGRRQLAYPIQNLVKAHYVMLNIEVDQAVLSELVESFRFNDAVLRHLVIKRDGADTEQSLIMKSKDEKADKPERGERRRRDDEEGDAPAAATETDGDAAEAA; this is encoded by the coding sequence ATGAGTCGTCATTACGAAATCGTGTTCCTGGTCCACCCGGACCAGAGCGAGCAGGTCCCGGCCATGATCGAGCGCTACAAGTCGCTGGTCGAGAACGGCAAGGGCACCATCCACCGTCTGGAAGACTGGGGCCGCCGCCAGCTGGCGTACCCGATCCAGAACCTGGTGAAGGCCCACTACGTCATGCTGAACATCGAAGTGGACCAGGCCGTGCTGAGCGAGCTGGTCGAGAGCTTCCGCTTCAACGACGCGGTGCTGCGCCACCTGGTGATCAAGCGCGACGGCGCCGACACCGAGCAGTCGCTGATCATGAAGAGCAAGGACGAGAAGGCCGACAAGCCCGAGCGCGGTGAGCGCCGTCGTCGCGACGACGAAGAGGGCGATGCGCCCGCCGCCGCCACCGAAACCGACGGCGACGCCGCCGAAGCCGCCTAA
- the rpsR gene encoding 30S ribosomal protein S18 has protein sequence MSKFFRRRKFCKFTAEGVKEIDYKDLNTLRQYLTENGKIVPSRVTGTKSKYQRQLATAVKRARFLALIPYTDNHDV, from the coding sequence ATGTCCAAGTTCTTCCGTCGTCGCAAGTTCTGCAAGTTCACCGCCGAGGGCGTCAAGGAGATCGACTACAAGGATCTCAACACCCTGCGCCAGTACCTCACCGAGAACGGCAAGATCGTGCCGAGCCGCGTGACCGGCACCAAGTCCAAGTACCAGCGTCAGCTGGCCACGGCGGTCAAGCGCGCGCGTTTCCTGGCGCTGATCCCGTACACGGACAACCACGACGTCTGA
- the rplI gene encoding 50S ribosomal protein L9 → MQLILLQKVTNLGGLGDKVDVKPGYGRNYLVPQGKAVPATAANIAEFEAKRAEYEAKAKAIHDDAEGRAAKLEGASVTVKANASTEGKLYGSVGPRDIAEAFTAAGLPLEKGEVVLGEGAFRNIGEYEVLVRLHADVETTVKVVVEADA, encoded by the coding sequence ATGCAACTGATTCTTCTGCAGAAAGTGACCAACCTGGGCGGCCTCGGCGACAAGGTCGACGTCAAGCCGGGCTATGGCCGCAACTACCTGGTGCCGCAGGGCAAGGCCGTGCCGGCCACCGCCGCCAACATCGCCGAGTTCGAAGCCAAGCGCGCCGAGTACGAAGCCAAGGCCAAGGCCATCCACGACGACGCCGAAGGCCGCGCCGCCAAGCTGGAAGGCGCCAGCGTGACCGTCAAGGCCAACGCCTCCACCGAAGGCAAGCTGTACGGTTCGGTCGGCCCGCGCGACATCGCCGAGGCCTTCACCGCCGCCGGCCTGCCGCTGGAGAAGGGCGAAGTGGTGCTGGGCGAAGGCGCGTTCCGCAACATCGGCGAGTACGAGGTGCTGGTGCGCCTGCACGCCGACGTGGAAACCACGGTCAAGGTCGTGGTCGAAGCCGACGCCTGA
- the smc gene encoding chromosome segregation protein SMC — protein MRLSTIKLSGFKSFVDPTTLHLPTNMTGIVGPNGCGKSNIIDAVRWVMGESSASRLRGDSLTDVIFSGSSARKPVSQATVELIFDNTDHTIAGEYASFNEISVKRQVSRDGSSSYYLNGTKCRRRDITDLFLGTGLGPRSYSIIEQGMISQIIEARPEDLRVYLEEAAGISKYKERRKETETRIRHTRENLERLGDLREEIGKQLEHLKRQARQAEQYQALQEERRIKDAQWKALEYRGLDGRLQGLREALGQEETRLQQLIAEQRDAEARIETGRVRREEAAEALSTAQAEVYKVGSTLARIEQQIQHQRDLSQRLHKARDETQLALAELGQHIGTDEAKLALLRESVDVAGPQLEQLQEDNEYKQEALREAEARLADWQQRWESHQRNTAEASRAGEVERTRVDYLDRQSLEAERRREALLAERAGLDLDALAEAFAQLELQHETQRAALDGLTEQVEARKQAVAALQDQQRTAQAELADVRKQAQAARGRLSSLETLQQAALGQEQGAAVAWLQAHGLDSAARVGERLSVESGWENAVEGALGQLIEGVLVEAPETLVDALGELGEGRIALVSGAEAAESFAPTSLAAKVQGPIAIRRLLARLHAAEDLAAARALLPQLGEGDSIVTRDGARLGQGWLRVSRSGAAKQGALLREREIQSLRGQIETLQDREADLEHRLGELRAQLLAGEQQREDAQRQLYQAHRSASELAGQLQSQQGKVDAARTRIERIELEVAQLLETLDSSREQAREARSKLEDAVTSMGDLESVRHALESERRQLTEARDLARDAARRVREAAHALALTLESQRTQIASLSQALERMGNQRGQLDARLGELSAQLNEGDSPVLALEAEHQAALSERVRTDRVLGEARALLDGIDNELRALEQTRQQRDEQALAQRERIAQRRLDQQALVLSAEQLSAAVVKAGFVLEDVINGLPEHADPAEWEQAVQQIDARMRRLEPVNLAAISEYGEAAQRAEYLEAQDVDLNTALETLEDAIRKIDRETRGRFKDTFDRVNSGVQALYPRLFGGGHAYLELTGEDLLDTGVAIMARPPGKRVSSISLLSGGEKAMTAVALVFAIFQLNPAPFCLLDEVDAPLDEANVGRLAAMVKEMSEKVQFLFVSHNKATMEAAHQLSGVTMREPGVSRLVSVDLEEAARLAGAA, from the coding sequence ATGCGCCTGTCGACCATCAAGCTGTCCGGCTTCAAGTCCTTCGTCGATCCGACCACGCTGCACCTGCCGACCAACATGACCGGCATCGTTGGTCCGAACGGCTGCGGCAAGTCGAACATCATCGACGCGGTGCGCTGGGTGATGGGCGAAAGTTCGGCCAGCCGCCTGCGCGGCGATTCGCTGACCGACGTGATCTTCTCCGGTTCCTCGGCGCGCAAGCCGGTGTCGCAGGCCACGGTGGAGCTGATCTTCGACAACACCGACCACACCATCGCCGGCGAGTACGCCTCCTTCAACGAGATCTCGGTCAAGCGCCAGGTCAGCCGCGACGGCAGCAGCAGCTACTACCTCAACGGCACCAAGTGCCGGCGCCGCGACATCACCGACCTGTTCCTGGGCACCGGCCTGGGCCCGCGCAGCTACTCGATCATCGAGCAGGGCATGATCAGCCAGATCATCGAGGCGCGCCCGGAGGACCTGCGCGTGTACCTGGAGGAGGCCGCCGGCATCTCCAAGTACAAGGAGCGGCGCAAGGAGACCGAGACCCGCATCCGCCACACCCGCGAGAACCTGGAGCGCCTGGGCGACCTGCGCGAGGAAATCGGCAAGCAGCTCGAGCACCTCAAGCGCCAGGCGCGCCAGGCCGAGCAGTACCAGGCGCTGCAGGAAGAACGGCGGATCAAGGACGCGCAGTGGAAGGCGCTGGAATACCGCGGCCTGGACGGGCGCCTGCAGGGCCTGCGCGAGGCCCTGGGCCAGGAAGAGACCCGCCTGCAGCAGCTGATCGCCGAGCAGCGCGATGCCGAAGCGCGCATCGAGACCGGCCGCGTGCGCCGCGAGGAGGCCGCCGAAGCGCTGAGCACCGCGCAGGCCGAGGTCTACAAGGTCGGCAGCACCCTGGCCCGGATCGAGCAGCAGATCCAGCACCAGCGCGACCTGTCGCAGCGCCTGCACAAGGCGCGCGACGAGACGCAACTGGCGCTGGCCGAGCTCGGCCAGCACATCGGCACCGACGAAGCCAAGCTGGCGCTGCTGCGCGAGTCGGTGGACGTGGCCGGCCCGCAGCTGGAGCAGTTGCAGGAAGACAACGAATACAAGCAGGAAGCGCTGCGCGAGGCCGAGGCGCGCCTGGCCGACTGGCAGCAGCGCTGGGAATCGCACCAGCGCAACACCGCCGAAGCCTCGCGCGCCGGCGAAGTGGAGCGCACCCGCGTCGATTACCTGGACCGGCAGTCGCTGGAGGCCGAGCGCCGCCGCGAGGCGCTGCTGGCCGAGCGCGCCGGGCTGGACCTGGACGCGCTGGCCGAGGCCTTCGCGCAACTGGAACTGCAGCACGAGACCCAGCGCGCCGCGCTGGACGGCCTGACCGAGCAGGTCGAGGCGCGCAAGCAGGCGGTGGCGGCGTTGCAGGACCAGCAGCGCACCGCGCAGGCCGAACTGGCCGACGTGCGCAAGCAGGCGCAGGCCGCGCGCGGCCGGCTGTCGTCGCTGGAAACCCTGCAGCAGGCCGCGCTCGGCCAGGAGCAGGGTGCGGCGGTGGCCTGGCTGCAGGCGCACGGGCTGGATTCGGCAGCGCGCGTCGGCGAGCGGCTCAGCGTGGAGAGCGGCTGGGAGAACGCGGTCGAAGGCGCGCTCGGGCAGTTGATCGAAGGCGTGCTGGTGGAGGCGCCGGAAACCCTGGTCGACGCCCTGGGCGAACTCGGCGAAGGCCGCATCGCCCTGGTCAGCGGCGCCGAGGCGGCCGAGAGCTTCGCGCCGACCTCGCTCGCGGCCAAGGTGCAGGGGCCGATCGCGATCCGCCGGCTGCTGGCGCGGCTGCATGCGGCCGAGGACCTGGCCGCCGCGCGCGCCCTGCTGCCGCAGCTGGGCGAGGGCGATTCCATCGTCACCCGCGACGGTGCGCGCCTGGGCCAGGGCTGGCTGCGGGTGTCGCGCTCCGGCGCGGCCAAGCAGGGCGCGCTGCTGCGCGAGCGCGAGATCCAGAGCCTGCGCGGCCAGATCGAGACGCTGCAGGACCGCGAGGCCGACCTCGAGCACCGCCTGGGTGAGCTGCGTGCGCAATTGCTGGCCGGCGAGCAGCAGCGCGAGGACGCGCAGCGCCAGTTGTACCAGGCGCACCGCAGCGCCTCCGAACTGGCCGGGCAGTTGCAGAGCCAGCAGGGCAAGGTCGACGCCGCGCGCACCCGCATCGAGCGCATCGAGCTGGAGGTCGCGCAGTTGCTGGAAACCCTCGACAGCAGCCGCGAGCAGGCGCGCGAGGCGCGCTCCAAGCTGGAGGACGCGGTCACCAGCATGGGCGACCTGGAATCGGTGCGGCACGCGCTGGAAAGCGAGCGCCGCCAGCTCACCGAGGCGCGCGACCTGGCCCGCGACGCCGCGCGGCGGGTACGCGAGGCCGCGCATGCGCTGGCCCTGACCCTGGAATCGCAGCGCACCCAGATCGCCTCGCTGAGCCAGGCGCTGGAGCGCATGGGCAACCAGCGCGGCCAGTTGGACGCGCGCCTGGGCGAACTCAGCGCGCAGTTGAACGAGGGCGATTCGCCGGTGCTGGCGCTGGAGGCCGAGCACCAGGCCGCGCTCAGCGAGCGCGTTCGCACCGACCGCGTGCTCGGCGAGGCGCGCGCGCTGCTGGACGGCATCGACAACGAACTGCGCGCGCTGGAGCAGACCCGCCAGCAGCGCGACGAACAGGCGCTGGCGCAGCGCGAGCGCATCGCCCAGCGCCGGCTCGACCAGCAGGCGCTGGTGCTCAGCGCCGAGCAGTTGTCGGCGGCGGTGGTCAAGGCCGGCTTCGTGCTCGAGGACGTCATCAACGGCCTGCCCGAACACGCCGACCCGGCCGAGTGGGAGCAGGCGGTGCAGCAGATCGACGCGCGCATGCGCCGGCTGGAGCCGGTCAACCTGGCGGCGATCAGCGAGTACGGCGAGGCCGCGCAGCGCGCCGAATACCTGGAGGCGCAGGACGTCGACCTGAACACCGCGCTGGAGACCCTGGAAGACGCCATCCGCAAGATCGACCGCGAGACCCGCGGCCGCTTCAAGGACACCTTCGACCGGGTCAACTCCGGCGTGCAGGCGCTGTATCCGCGCCTGTTCGGCGGCGGCCATGCCTACCTGGAGCTGACCGGCGAGGACCTGCTGGACACCGGCGTGGCGATCATGGCGCGGCCCCCGGGCAAGCGCGTGTCCAGCATCTCGCTGCTGTCCGGTGGCGAGAAGGCGATGACCGCGGTGGCGCTGGTGTTTGCGATCTTCCAGCTCAACCCGGCGCCGTTCTGCCTGCTCGACGAGGTCGACGCGCCGCTGGACGAGGCCAACGTCGGCCGCCTGGCGGCGATGGTCAAGGAAATGAGCGAGAAAGTGCAGTTCCTGTTCGTCAGCCACAACAAGGCGACGATGGAGGCGGCGCACCAGCTCAGCGGCGTCACCATGCGCGAACCGGGCGTCAGCCGCCTGGTCAGCGTGGACCTGGAGGAGGCCGCGCGTTTGGCGGGCGCGGCCTGA
- the zipA gene encoding cell division protein ZipA yields the protein MSDMAMLRIGILAAGLLLIAAIFLFGRPKKPSQGRRVEPADPAAPRREPSLGEAAAGDDALAAPGADGEAHQPELGLPAAEAPGADLGKRPSQDFDKIVSLYVAARAGQVLRGEDIVVAAEKTGLTFGHMNVFHRLVEGHPERGPIFSMASIMKPGSFDMAHIREMETPAIAFFLTLPAPLTALDAWEKMLPTVQRMGELLDGVVLDDSRNALGRQRIAHIRDDLRAYDRQHQAPPLTKAPRW from the coding sequence ATGTCCGACATGGCAATGCTACGCATCGGCATCCTCGCCGCCGGCTTGCTGTTGATTGCGGCGATCTTCCTGTTCGGCCGCCCCAAGAAACCGAGCCAGGGCCGGCGCGTGGAGCCGGCCGATCCGGCCGCGCCGCGCCGCGAACCCTCGCTGGGCGAGGCGGCCGCTGGCGATGACGCGCTGGCCGCGCCCGGCGCGGATGGCGAGGCGCACCAGCCCGAGCTGGGCCTGCCCGCTGCGGAGGCGCCCGGTGCCGACCTCGGCAAGCGGCCGAGCCAGGATTTCGACAAGATCGTCTCGCTGTACGTCGCCGCCCGCGCCGGGCAGGTGCTGCGCGGCGAGGACATCGTGGTGGCCGCGGAGAAGACCGGCCTGACCTTCGGTCACATGAACGTGTTCCACCGCCTGGTGGAGGGGCATCCCGAGCGCGGCCCGATCTTCAGCATGGCCAGCATCATGAAGCCGGGCAGCTTCGACATGGCGCACATCCGCGAGATGGAGACCCCGGCGATCGCCTTCTTCCTGACCCTGCCGGCGCCGCTGACCGCGCTCGACGCCTGGGAAAAGATGCTGCCGACCGTGCAGCGCATGGGCGAACTGCTCGACGGCGTGGTCCTGGACGACAGCCGCAACGCCCTGGGCCGCCAGCGCATCGCCCACATCCGCGACGACCTGCGCGCCTACGACCGGCAGCACCAGGCGCCGCCGTTGACGAAAGCCCCACGCTGGTAG
- a CDS encoding pyridoxal phosphate-dependent aminotransferase, with translation MSLPVSRRSFLSLATSGLALGAVGLAPVAEAARRKAAAATAATPGVAPAAGTVYLNFNECPLGPSPAALAAAQAILPRSGRYLFELSDALIAAFVGQQHLPADHVAVYPGSSEPLARAARAFTTPRAGVVVADPTFEAVADVAAAHGAPVRRVPLRADGAHDVKAMASADPNAGLIYLCNPNNPTGSVTKRADIEWLLANKPASSVLLVDEAYLHYSEEPSVIDLIGQRQDLLVLRTFSKLYGMAGLRLGLAVAAPGLQTKLAAFGQNPVSVPALAAGIASLQDPQLVPTRRAENARIRNDTIAWLQSKGYKCLPSQANCFMVDVKRDGAAFAAAMAEQGVIVGRSWPIWPKLVRVTVGSEAEMLRFRDAFAKARK, from the coding sequence GTGTCGCTACCGGTCTCACGCCGTTCCTTCCTCTCCCTGGCCACCTCCGGCCTGGCGCTCGGCGCCGTCGGCCTGGCGCCCGTCGCGGAGGCGGCGCGGCGTAAGGCGGCCGCCGCCACGGCCGCCACGCCCGGCGTGGCGCCGGCGGCCGGCACGGTGTACCTGAACTTCAACGAATGCCCGCTGGGTCCCTCGCCCGCGGCGCTGGCGGCGGCACAAGCGATCCTGCCGCGCAGCGGCCGCTATCTGTTCGAACTGTCGGACGCATTGATCGCCGCCTTCGTCGGCCAGCAGCACCTGCCGGCCGACCACGTGGCCGTCTATCCCGGCTCCAGCGAGCCGCTGGCCCGCGCGGCGCGCGCCTTCACCACGCCGCGCGCCGGCGTGGTGGTGGCCGATCCGACCTTCGAGGCGGTGGCCGATGTCGCCGCCGCCCATGGCGCGCCGGTGCGGCGGGTGCCGCTGCGCGCCGACGGCGCCCACGACGTCAAGGCCATGGCCAGCGCCGACCCGAACGCCGGCCTGATCTACCTGTGCAATCCGAACAATCCCACCGGCTCGGTGACCAAGCGCGCCGACATCGAATGGCTGCTGGCCAACAAGCCCGCCTCCAGCGTGCTGCTGGTCGACGAGGCCTACCTGCACTACAGCGAGGAGCCGTCGGTGATCGACCTGATCGGCCAGCGCCAGGACCTGCTGGTGCTGCGCACCTTCTCCAAGCTGTACGGCATGGCCGGCCTGCGCCTGGGCCTGGCGGTGGCCGCGCCGGGGCTGCAGACCAAGCTCGCCGCGTTCGGCCAGAATCCGGTGTCGGTGCCCGCCCTCGCCGCCGGCATCGCCAGCCTGCAGGACCCGCAACTGGTGCCGACCCGCCGCGCCGAGAACGCGCGCATCCGCAACGACACCATCGCCTGGCTGCAGAGCAAAGGCTACAAGTGCCTGCCGTCGCAGGCCAACTGCTTCATGGTCGACGTCAAGCGCGACGGCGCCGCCTTCGCCGCGGCGATGGCCGAGCAAGGCGTCATCGTCGGCCGCAGCTGGCCGATCTGGCCGAAGCTGGTCCGCGTCACCGTCGGCAGCGAAGCGGAGATGCTGCGGTTTCGGGATGCGTTTGCTAAGGCGCGCAAGTAG